The bacterium genome includes a region encoding these proteins:
- a CDS encoding thiamine pyrophosphate-dependent dehydrogenase E1 component subunit alpha gives MATTTRADTAMRELYLQLHRWMCMAKALDDRMHILVKQGRAPFVGSSRGHEGIQVASTAALGPDDWLVPHYRGLANSLVRGLTMKEWMLAVFAKAADPLSAGRNIPGGCYSYRALKIASVSQVVASWIPKASGIAYAAKLRGEGSVTLCTFGDGATSQGGFHEGVNFAAVHRLPVVFVCENNSYAISVPIRLQMANPNVADRAAGYAIAGVTVDGTDVPACYAVCREAVERARRGEGPTLIDAKIWRINSHTSEDNHLKYRTKEEIEEASAHDPISRFTTWLIERGWIQAEDAARVQADCDREASEAADWAERQPDPLPEDALANVFA, from the coding sequence ATGGCCACGACCACTCGCGCGGACACCGCGATGCGTGAGCTATACCTCCAGCTCCATCGCTGGATGTGCATGGCGAAAGCGCTCGACGACCGCATGCACATCCTGGTCAAGCAGGGGCGCGCGCCGTTCGTCGGCTCGAGCCGCGGACACGAAGGGATCCAGGTCGCGTCGACCGCCGCGCTCGGGCCCGACGACTGGCTCGTCCCGCACTACCGCGGCCTCGCGAACTCGCTGGTCCGCGGCCTGACCATGAAGGAATGGATGCTGGCCGTCTTCGCCAAGGCGGCTGATCCGCTCTCGGCGGGTCGCAACATCCCCGGGGGCTGCTACAGCTACCGGGCTCTGAAGATCGCCTCGGTGTCGCAAGTGGTCGCGTCCTGGATACCGAAGGCGTCGGGCATCGCGTACGCGGCCAAGCTCAGGGGTGAAGGCTCCGTGACGCTCTGCACCTTCGGTGATGGGGCCACCAGCCAGGGCGGTTTCCATGAGGGCGTCAACTTCGCCGCCGTCCACAGGCTCCCCGTGGTCTTCGTCTGCGAGAACAACAGTTACGCGATCTCGGTGCCGATCCGGCTGCAGATGGCGAATCCCAACGTGGCGGACCGCGCTGCCGGCTACGCGATCGCGGGGGTGACGGTCGACGGCACGGACGTTCCGGCTTGCTACGCGGTCTGCCGGGAGGCGGTCGAGCGCGCACGCCGGGGCGAGGGGCCGACGCTGATCGACGCCAAGATCTGGCGCATCAACTCGCATACGTCTGAGGACAACCACCTCAAGTACCGGACCAAAGAGGAGATCGAGGAGGCGTCCGCCCACGATCCGATCTCCCGCTTCACGACCTGGCTCATCGAGCGGGGCTGGATCCAAGCGGAGGACGCGGCTCGGGTGCAGGCGGATTGCGACCGGGAGGCGTCGGAGGCAGCCGACTGGGCGGAGCGGCAGCCGGACCCGCTCCCGGAGGATGCGCTGGCCAACGTCTTCGCCTGA
- a CDS encoding 3-isopropylmalate dehydratase large subunit — protein sequence MSMTMTEKILARGAGRESVAPGDLILAKVDFAMGHDLTIPPAGRIMREQMGAEKIWDPDRVAVTQDHFQPAKDAASATLGRLTREFSRDMGIKWYFEVGQGGICHTVLPENGLVLPGELVVGADSHSCTYGALNNFATGIGSTDLACVLALGELWFRVPETLKFVYHNRLKEWVEAKDLILYVIGQIGVDGARSKAMEHTGEALRHIDMEARLTMTNMAIEAGAKNGIMEFDEVTREYLDGRAKRPYTPVTSDPDANYERVFEFDAESVELGVAKPMSPDNYSPLSDVAGTKLDQVFIGSCTNSRITDLRRAAAVLEGRKVAPGVRLIITPSSHQVAIQAEKEGLIRTFLAAGAAWTTATCGACLGGHMGVLGEGEVCLSTTNRNFPGRMGHPKALVYLSNPAVAAASAVTGVITHPREVLKKMPAGIA from the coding sequence ATGAGCATGACGATGACCGAGAAGATCCTGGCTCGCGGAGCCGGACGCGAAAGCGTGGCGCCGGGCGACCTGATCCTGGCCAAAGTCGATTTCGCGATGGGCCACGACCTGACCATTCCACCGGCGGGCAGGATCATGCGTGAGCAGATGGGGGCCGAGAAGATCTGGGACCCCGATCGCGTGGCGGTGACCCAGGACCACTTCCAACCCGCCAAGGACGCCGCCAGCGCGACCCTCGGCCGCCTGACGCGCGAGTTTTCGCGCGACATGGGGATCAAGTGGTACTTCGAGGTCGGCCAGGGCGGCATCTGCCACACCGTCCTGCCCGAGAACGGCCTGGTGCTGCCGGGTGAGCTGGTGGTCGGCGCCGACTCGCACAGCTGCACCTACGGCGCGCTCAACAATTTCGCGACCGGCATCGGATCCACGGACCTCGCCTGCGTGCTGGCGCTCGGAGAGCTCTGGTTCCGGGTGCCCGAGACCCTCAAGTTCGTCTACCACAACCGGCTCAAGGAATGGGTGGAGGCGAAGGATCTCATCCTTTATGTGATCGGTCAGATCGGCGTCGACGGCGCGCGCTCCAAAGCGATGGAGCACACCGGCGAAGCCCTGCGCCACATCGACATGGAGGCACGGCTGACGATGACCAACATGGCCATCGAGGCGGGCGCCAAGAACGGGATCATGGAGTTCGACGAGGTGACCAGGGAATATCTCGACGGGCGCGCGAAGCGTCCCTACACGCCGGTCACCTCCGATCCTGACGCCAACTACGAGAGGGTGTTCGAGTTCGACGCCGAGTCAGTCGAGCTCGGGGTCGCCAAGCCGATGTCGCCGGACAACTACTCGCCGCTGTCCGACGTCGCCGGGACGAAGCTGGACCAGGTGTTCATCGGCTCGTGCACCAACTCGCGAATCACCGACCTGCGCCGCGCCGCCGCAGTGCTCGAGGGCCGCAAGGTCGCGCCCGGCGTGCGCCTGATCATCACGCCCTCATCCCACCAGGTCGCGATCCAAGCCGAGAAGGAGGGGCTGATCCGCACGTTTCTCGCCGCGGGCGCGGCGTGGACGACGGCGACGTGCGGTGCATGCCTGGGCGGGCACATGGGCGTGCTGGGTGAGGGGGAGGTGTGCTTGAGCACGACGAACCGCAACTTCCCCGGCCGGATGGGCCACCCCAAGGCCCTGGTTTACCTGTCCAACCCGGCTGTGGCGGCGGCGAGCGCCGTGACCGGCGTGATCACCCACCCGCGCGAAGTGCTGAAGAAGATGCCGGCGGGAATCGCGTGA
- a CDS encoding MFS transporter yields the protein MQSTARTSKAAGWAVVAALFAATTCVESMSWNQLTAYTPLYLRELHVPAAQVPGWIAAISSLGWILALPMAPFWGVLADRYSRKLIIVRSAALEAVIFAGWALATTPWMALAFRSLNGFILGNTGVMLAVQASTTPKQRLALAVGIVGAGSPAGRAVGPILGAFLVHRVDIRGMLLFDAALSVLMTGLLVILMREDAHPRPADLRVLSLLRGALDEIVSRPLVWRLFLATALSQIGLWTVLPYAPIYIARLAPSDTVTAVGVVLSGVGLGQAIASALWGVVMPRFGHVRVLCLTAVASALALTVAGLSHELLVFGLGLFANGVFTAAILTASMAVMAASVSPERRGAVLGQILFPFYIGGVAGPLLGAAAFGAGQPVVFGIAAALSLSPLIVLLTLPPAAVQIRPA from the coding sequence ATGCAGAGCACCGCCCGAACCTCCAAGGCTGCCGGCTGGGCTGTCGTCGCGGCGCTTTTCGCCGCCACCACCTGCGTCGAGAGCATGTCGTGGAACCAGCTGACCGCCTACACGCCTCTGTACCTGCGCGAGCTGCACGTGCCGGCGGCGCAGGTGCCCGGCTGGATCGCGGCGATCTCGAGCCTCGGCTGGATCCTCGCCCTCCCGATGGCGCCGTTCTGGGGTGTGCTCGCCGATCGCTACAGCCGCAAGCTCATCATCGTCCGCAGCGCCGCACTGGAGGCGGTCATCTTCGCCGGCTGGGCGCTGGCGACGACGCCGTGGATGGCGCTCGCGTTCCGATCGTTGAACGGGTTCATCCTCGGCAACACCGGGGTCATGCTCGCAGTCCAGGCGTCGACGACCCCCAAGCAGCGGCTGGCTCTGGCGGTCGGCATCGTGGGCGCGGGCTCGCCGGCCGGCCGGGCGGTGGGACCCATCCTGGGAGCCTTTCTCGTCCACCGGGTCGACATCCGGGGCATGCTGCTGTTCGACGCCGCTCTATCCGTGCTGATGACGGGTCTGCTCGTGATCCTCATGCGGGAGGACGCCCATCCGCGCCCGGCGGACCTTCGCGTGCTCAGCCTCCTGCGCGGCGCCCTGGACGAAATCGTCAGCCGGCCGCTGGTCTGGCGATTGTTCCTCGCCACCGCCCTCTCCCAGATCGGGCTGTGGACCGTCCTGCCCTACGCCCCCATTTACATCGCACGGCTGGCGCCGAGCGACACGGTGACCGCCGTCGGTGTCGTGCTGTCCGGGGTGGGGCTCGGGCAGGCGATCGCCTCGGCCCTGTGGGGGGTCGTCATGCCCCGGTTCGGACACGTGCGGGTGCTGTGCCTCACCGCGGTGGCCTCGGCCCTGGCGCTGACCGTCGCCGGACTCAGCCACGAGCTCCTGGTCTTCGGCCTCGGTCTGTTCGCCAACGGCGTCTTCACCGCGGCCATCCTCACCGCCAGCATGGCCGTGATGGCCGCGAGCGTGAGCCCCGAGCGGCGCGGCGCCGTCCTCGGTCAGATCCTGTTCCCGTTCTACATCGGCGGGGTCGCCGGCCCGCTGCTGGGAGCGGCGGCATTCGGCGCCGGTCAGCCGGTGGTGTTCGGTATCGCGGCGGCGCTGAGCCTGTCGCCTCTGATCGTGCTCCTGACGCTGCCCCCGGCCGCGGTCCAGATCCGGCCCGCGTGA
- a CDS encoding DUF2089 domain-containing protein, giving the protein MARDRGRRPPLNCPVCNARLALTRLSCPACDTELSGGFATCEFCVLADEDRELLRVFLASRGNMKDLERHLGVSYPTARARFDALLIKIGIDRLPAPAPTRVELMEQVARGEIDVAEALKRLEAS; this is encoded by the coding sequence ATGGCGCGCGACCGCGGGCGCCGTCCGCCCCTCAACTGCCCTGTCTGCAACGCAAGGCTGGCGCTGACCCGGCTCAGCTGCCCGGCGTGCGACACCGAGCTGTCGGGGGGATTTGCGACGTGTGAGTTCTGCGTGCTCGCCGACGAGGACCGTGAGTTGCTGCGGGTGTTCCTCGCCTCACGCGGGAACATGAAGGACCTCGAGCGCCACCTCGGCGTGAGCTACCCGACCGCTCGCGCGCGTTTCGACGCTCTGCTGATCAAGATCGGCATCGACCGCCTCCCGGCTCCGGCCCCCACGCGGGTCGAGCTGATGGAGCAGGTCGCGCGCGGCGAGATCGACGTCGCGGAGGCGCTCAAGCGCCTCGAGGCGAGCTGA
- a CDS encoding 3-isopropylmalate dehydratase small subunit codes for MPKVLRGRAWTFGANIDTDQIIPAKYAIYSLDEKELGRHAMEGVPGRDGWAARVAPGDIMVAGSNFGCGSSREIAPVAIRGAGISLVIADSYARIFFRNAVNMGYPILQSPQAAEAVAEGDELEVDLEEGIVRNFTKGDEYRCEAFPQFMNELLHMGGLVPWVRKRLEERRGSTAARG; via the coding sequence TTGCCCAAGGTCCTGCGCGGCCGAGCTTGGACGTTCGGCGCCAACATCGATACCGACCAGATCATCCCGGCCAAGTACGCCATCTACTCGCTCGACGAGAAGGAGCTCGGCAGGCACGCCATGGAGGGGGTGCCGGGCCGAGACGGCTGGGCGGCGAGGGTGGCGCCAGGCGACATCATGGTCGCCGGCTCCAACTTCGGCTGCGGCTCGTCGCGCGAGATCGCGCCGGTGGCGATCCGCGGCGCCGGCATCTCGCTGGTCATCGCCGATTCCTATGCGCGGATCTTCTTTCGCAACGCCGTCAACATGGGCTATCCCATCCTGCAGTCGCCGCAGGCGGCGGAGGCGGTGGCCGAAGGTGATGAGCTCGAGGTCGACCTGGAAGAGGGCATCGTCCGCAACTTCACCAAGGGCGACGAGTACCGCTGCGAGGCGTTTCCGCAGTTCATGAACGAGCTGCTGCACATGGGCGGGCTCGTGCCGTGGGTGCGGAAGCGACTGGAAGAGCGGCGGGGGTCGACAGCCGCGCGCGGATGA
- a CDS encoding metallophosphoesterase, which translates to MPHRGGLGPGADRRRTQPRAPGLRPRSVRQRRLHRGHPHRQHGRDGREREPRAARRRPRSDPVPVLHRRGRRPAAGSGGIRRRSAGGVRYRGGAEPVASDRAPDAAPGRGPDPARVTTRVGVVADSHCPEFIDRLPDRIFQVLDGVDLILHAGDVDGGETIAALQRIAPVEAVRGDHDRGLTTLPASRELTVEGKRIVIVHGHRSRWIEEPQTLLWTLSLGYFHPHAGLPRALHRRFPGADLIVYGHTHRASIETIDGTLVFNPGGVHQWNPETVLRRLAQRPGWFEWCWLQVARHIRSHPAPSIGILEISGSAIVPAVIEL; encoded by the coding sequence GTGCCTCACCGCGGTGGCCTCGGCCCTGGCGCTGACCGTCGCCGGACTCAGCCACGAGCTCCTGGTCTTCGGCCTCGGTCTGTTCGCCAACGGCGTCTTCACCGCGGCCATCCTCACCGCCAGCATGGCCGTGATGGCCGCGAGCGTGAGCCCCGAGCGGCGCGGCGCCGTCCTCGGTCAGATCCTGTTCCCGTTCTACATCGGCGGGGTCGCCGGCCCGCTGCTGGGAGCGGCGGCATTCGGCGCCGGTCAGCCGGTGGTGTTCGGTATCGCGGCGGCGCTGAGCCTGTCGCCTCTGATCGTGCTCCTGACGCTGCCCCCGGCCGCGGTCCAGATCCGGCCCGCGTGACCACCCGCGTCGGCGTGGTCGCGGACTCCCACTGCCCGGAGTTCATCGACCGGCTTCCGGATCGCATCTTCCAGGTCCTCGACGGGGTCGACCTGATCCTCCACGCGGGGGACGTCGACGGCGGGGAGACGATCGCGGCGCTCCAGCGCATCGCGCCCGTCGAGGCGGTGCGCGGCGACCACGACCGCGGGCTCACCACCCTGCCGGCGAGCCGCGAGCTCACGGTGGAAGGCAAACGCATCGTGATCGTGCACGGCCATCGCAGCCGCTGGATCGAGGAACCGCAGACGCTGCTGTGGACCTTGAGCCTGGGCTATTTCCACCCGCATGCCGGTCTGCCGCGAGCGCTGCATCGCCGCTTCCCCGGAGCCGATCTGATCGTCTACGGCCACACGCACCGCGCAAGCATCGAGACGATCGACGGAACATTGGTCTTCAACCCCGGCGGCGTGCACCAGTGGAATCCGGAGACGGTGTTGCGCCGCCTGGCCCAACGGCCCGGCTGGTTCGAATGGTGCTGGCTCCAGGTGGCGCGCCACATACGCAGCCATCCCGCGCCGTCGATCGGCATCCTCGAGATCAGCGGGTCGGCGATCGTACCCGCGGTCATAGAGCTGTAG
- a CDS encoding DUF393 domain-containing protein — MRRISLDSHVGDDRLVLVYDGECDFCGRLATWVARHDRRGRLVVKPNQEIGLVEQLGLSREEVDRASWVMGPGGQKLEGAAGISRVLRELGGFWGWLGAIYRVPPIAWVEDRYYRRVARRRGWW; from the coding sequence ATGCGTCGCATCAGTTTAGATAGCCACGTGGGCGATGACCGGCTGGTGCTCGTGTACGACGGAGAGTGCGATTTCTGCGGCCGGCTCGCGACGTGGGTGGCGAGGCACGACAGGCGCGGCCGGTTGGTGGTGAAGCCCAACCAGGAGATCGGGCTCGTGGAACAGCTCGGGCTCAGTCGTGAGGAGGTGGACCGGGCGTCGTGGGTGATGGGACCCGGGGGGCAGAAGCTGGAGGGGGCGGCGGGGATCAGCCGGGTGCTGAGGGAGCTGGGGGGCTTTTGGGGCTGGCTCGGGGCCATCTACCGGGTGCCGCCGATCGCGTGGGTCGAGGACCGGTACTACCGGAGGGTGGCGAGAAGGCGGGGGTGGTGGTGA
- a CDS encoding benzoate-CoA ligase family protein, protein MGEDLPDRYNVGADLLDRNLRAGRANKVAIHSAAEDLTYGDLHHLACGAARALHELGVRREERVLLVAYDSPGWVAAFLGAIRLGAIPVPVNPLLQHSEDYDHYLDDSLARVVAVDGNTEAKLRAAVDRAVNPPRLLRVDRTAPGPEVAAAPTRRDDMAFWLYSSGSTGKPKAVVHLQHDIPYTCVTYAEQVLGITERDTTFSTTGLFHAYGFGNNLTFPYWVGAATVLHAGRHTPATVLDTIEKRRPTLFFSAPTLYNAILNFEGARNRDLSSIRHCVAAAEALPAEVWRRWKDAFGLTILDGVGSTELLHIYCSNRLDDVRPGSSGKPVPGYELKILDDQGRPVSGGEAGDLYVKGDSALALYWAQHEKTKRSIVGEWFFTGDRYRVDEDGYHWYEGRSDDMIKVGGLWVSPIEIEAALLEHPAVGESAVVGISVEGFTKIKAFVIVKGGAAPGDPLVAELQEHCKSRLQRFQYPHLIEFVPELPKTVTGKIQRFKLREPAPAPAKA, encoded by the coding sequence ATGGGCGAGGACCTGCCGGACCGCTACAACGTCGGGGCCGACCTCCTCGACCGCAACCTGAGAGCGGGTCGGGCGAACAAGGTGGCGATCCACTCGGCGGCCGAAGACCTCACCTACGGCGACCTCCACCACCTCGCGTGCGGCGCCGCGCGCGCCCTCCACGAGCTGGGGGTGCGCCGCGAGGAGCGTGTCCTGCTGGTGGCTTACGACAGCCCTGGCTGGGTGGCCGCCTTCCTGGGCGCGATCCGCCTGGGCGCCATCCCCGTCCCGGTCAACCCGCTCCTCCAGCACTCCGAGGACTACGACCACTACCTTGACGACTCGCTCGCCCGAGTCGTGGCGGTGGACGGCAACACCGAGGCCAAGCTCCGCGCGGCCGTGGATCGCGCCGTCAACCCGCCGCGCCTGTTGCGCGTCGACCGGACCGCCCCCGGCCCCGAGGTCGCCGCCGCGCCGACCCGCCGAGACGACATGGCCTTCTGGCTGTACAGCTCAGGCTCGACCGGCAAGCCGAAGGCGGTGGTGCACCTCCAGCACGACATTCCGTACACCTGCGTGACGTACGCCGAGCAGGTGCTAGGGATCACGGAGCGCGACACCACCTTCTCGACCACCGGCCTCTTCCACGCCTACGGTTTCGGCAACAACCTCACCTTTCCTTATTGGGTCGGTGCGGCCACGGTCCTTCACGCGGGTCGCCACACCCCGGCCACGGTTCTGGACACCATCGAGAAGCGCAGGCCCACCCTCTTCTTCTCCGCGCCCACGCTCTACAACGCGATCCTCAACTTCGAAGGCGCCCGCAACCGTGACCTGTCTTCGATACGCCACTGCGTCGCGGCGGCCGAAGCGCTGCCGGCCGAGGTCTGGCGGCGATGGAAGGACGCCTTCGGCCTCACGATCCTCGACGGGGTCGGCTCGACGGAGCTGCTCCACATCTACTGCTCGAACCGGCTCGACGACGTGCGGCCGGGCTCGAGCGGCAAGCCGGTCCCCGGCTACGAGCTGAAGATCCTCGACGACCAGGGCCGTCCGGTCTCCGGCGGTGAAGCCGGCGACCTGTACGTGAAAGGCGACAGCGCGCTTGCGCTCTACTGGGCTCAGCACGAGAAGACCAAGCGCTCGATCGTCGGCGAGTGGTTCTTCACCGGCGACCGCTACAGAGTGGACGAGGACGGCTACCACTGGTACGAGGGCCGGTCCGACGACATGATCAAGGTCGGCGGCCTGTGGGTCTCTCCGATCGAGATCGAAGCCGCCCTGCTCGAGCATCCGGCGGTGGGGGAGAGCGCCGTCGTGGGCATCAGCGTGGAGGGTTTCACGAAGATCAAAGCTTTCGTGATCGTCAAGGGCGGCGCCGCTCCCGGCGATCCCCTCGTGGCCGAGCTGCAGGAGCACTGCAAGTCGCGACTCCAGCGCTTCCAGTACCCTCACCTCATCGAATTCGTACCCGAGCTGCCGAAAACCGTGACCGGGAAGATCCAGCGCTTCAAGCTGCGTGAGCCCGCGCCCGCCCCGGCCAAGGCCTGA
- a CDS encoding isocitrate/isopropylmalate dehydrogenase family protein: MSRHIAVLPCDGVGKEVVPEAIKVLRAVGADFEFEEFDVNADAYMRTGVAIPDQVWSELERADSILFGAVGDPRVADPSYLTGVLLRLRFELDLFVNLRPARLYDDRLSPLRREDRRAVDLLVVRENTEGLYVGMGGRFKKGTENEVAIQEDLNTYAGVTRILEHAFQVARRELVMVDKSNAMTYAGGLWQERWKAIAAKHPEVEARHLLVDAAAMQLVKDPSQFEVIVTGNLFGDILSDLTAELIGGMGIAPSANINPVSMRGLFEPVHGTAPDIAGQGVVNPMGAILSASMMVRHLGHPDMAEAIEGAVQSAIRARACTRDIGGNLSTGECGDAVVKRLKD; the protein is encoded by the coding sequence GTGTCCAGGCACATCGCCGTCCTGCCCTGCGACGGCGTGGGCAAGGAGGTCGTTCCCGAAGCCATCAAGGTGCTGCGCGCGGTGGGCGCGGACTTCGAGTTCGAGGAGTTCGACGTCAACGCCGACGCCTACATGCGCACCGGCGTCGCCATCCCCGACCAGGTCTGGTCTGAGCTCGAGAGGGCGGACTCGATTCTCTTCGGCGCCGTCGGCGACCCGAGGGTCGCGGATCCGAGCTACCTCACCGGGGTCCTGCTGCGGCTTCGCTTCGAGCTCGACCTGTTTGTCAACCTGCGCCCGGCCAGGCTCTATGACGACCGTCTGTCGCCGCTGCGGCGCGAGGACCGGCGCGCGGTCGACCTGCTGGTCGTGCGGGAGAACACCGAGGGCCTTTACGTCGGCATGGGCGGCCGTTTCAAGAAGGGCACCGAGAATGAGGTCGCGATCCAGGAGGACCTCAACACCTATGCCGGCGTGACGCGCATCCTTGAGCACGCGTTCCAGGTCGCCCGCCGCGAGCTGGTGATGGTCGACAAGTCCAACGCCATGACGTACGCGGGAGGGTTGTGGCAGGAGCGCTGGAAGGCGATCGCCGCCAAGCATCCCGAGGTCGAGGCTCGCCACCTTCTCGTCGACGCCGCGGCGATGCAGCTGGTCAAGGATCCGAGCCAGTTCGAGGTGATCGTGACGGGCAACCTGTTCGGCGACATCCTCTCGGATCTCACCGCCGAGCTCATCGGCGGCATGGGCATAGCTCCGTCGGCGAACATCAACCCGGTCAGCATGCGTGGGCTTTTCGAGCCGGTGCACGGCACGGCGCCGGACATCGCCGGGCAGGGCGTCGTCAACCCCATGGGGGCGATCCTGAGCGCATCTATGATGGTGAGACACCTGGGTCATCCCGACATGGCGGAAGCGATCGAAGGTGCGGTCCAGTCGGCCATCCGCGCGCGAGCGTGCACGCGCGACATCGGTGGCAACCTTTCGACGGGGGAGTGCGGCGACGCGGTCGTAAAACGCCTGAAGGACTGA